The nucleotide sequence TTCATGGCATCAAGAGCGGCGCGTTCCTACTGGACGCGGGCGAACAAAAAGGCCAACAACAGGACGGCGTTTATCTAGTAGACGCGCCGGGCGGCAACAGTGCCGGCCAAGCCGACAATGGCGGGACGCAGCCCTTGCAGGCGTTGACCGCCGCCGAACAGCAAGACGATCTGTCGCTGACGGAATTGCGGCAGCAAGTGCACGCGGTGTTGCTCAAAGGCGGTAATCAGCGCAGCGTCGCCGCCAAGGTGAAGAGCGCCGAAATCACGTTTGAAACGCCCGCGCAACGCTCGGCCCGCCGCAAAAACTAAGGCCGCCGCGCACCCCACAACCAAGTCAACGCGAACAAACGAAAGAGACGAAAACTGACGAGTATTGGAGGAACTATGAAATTCAAGCTGACACGCAAGACAATTTTCGGGCTACTCATTGCCGCAGCCTTCACCATTGGCCTGGCCTTGCCCGCGCAAATCAGCCAAGCCTATGTTTACCTGACCTGCGATGACGGCACCGACCCTATCACCTGGAGCGAAGAGTGCGACGATTGCGCGCGCATGCATGTCAACACGGTCTCGTTCCCCGCCGGCAATCCGTTCACGACCGAAGTGAATGCCGCGATGGACACCTGGAATGCGGTGGAGCGTTCCAACTTCACCTTTATCAAATTGCTCGACACCAACGGCACATACGGCCACAACGATGTCAACGAAGTCGTCTTCGACGAGATTGACGGCCCGGGCGACACGCTGGCCGTGACACACACCTGGTACAACCTCTGCTATCCGTTTGACGATGCCGACATCAAAGAGGCGGATGTGATCTTCGATGTGGATGAAAATTGGTATACGTCGGCGTTTAGTTATACGTCGCCGAACATTCACTTCCGCACCGTCGCCGTGCACGAGTTCGGTCACGCGCTGGGCTTGAAACACGAAGACGACGTGCTCGACACGATGAATTCGTTTTACCCGAATGGCGGCCCGCTCTCGTACAGCAAACTGATGATCCCGACCGCCGACGCGCGGCAAGGGCTGCGCTTCCTCTACCCGCAAGGCGGCACCGCCAAACCCGATCTGGTCGCCTTGAATTACAAACGCACGGGCGCGGGGTCGAGCGCGCTGGTCAGCGGGCCTGCGGGCGCGGCGGATGGCACGAACGTGACGATTGAAAGCACATTCCAAAACATCGGCAGCGCCGCGTCAGGCAATTTCAACATCGGGTTTTATCTCTCGACCAACAACTACATCACGACCTTTGACACGTTGCTGGGCACCAACGTCGGCGCGCACGTTTCGGCGGGCGGCACGGTGACCTTCTCACGCACCTTGCACATTCCCGCCGGCACTCCGCCGGGCGTGTATTACCTGGGCGTGTTGCTGGACAAAGACAATAACGTGGACGAATGGGACAACAGCGCGGCCAACAACGGGCTGGCTCAACCGCGCACGATCACGATCTATTGATTGTGACAGTTGATGCGGTACACTGCGTGGCCGAGGGGATCAAGCGATCCTCTCGGCCACACGCTTCTTCTGGCTCATTACAACCTGGTTACCACAGAGGCACAGAGGCATAGAGAGAAAGAGAAGCTGCACGACACCTACGTGAATGCCCTTCTTGCTTTCTCTCTGTGACTCAGTGCCTCTGTGGCAAAACCCTCTTCAACCAAAAATGACACGTGAACGACTGCGCGCCGCCTTTGTCGGTTGCGGCGGCATCGCCGAACATTACTTGAGTGTGTACCGCGATCTCGCCGGTGTCAGTGTGGTGACCTGCATTGATCCCGATTTGAAGCGGGCCGCGCACGCGGCAGCACTGGCGACAAATGCCGAGCAAGCTAAACTGCAACCACGTACCACTGCCGATTTCAACGACGCACTGGCCGCCGATGTTGATGTCGTCGTCATCAACACCCCCAACCATTTGCATCGCGATCAAGCCGTGGCGGCGCTGGCGGCGGGCAAACACCTGCTGTTGCAAAAACCTGTGGCAACATCGTTGGCAGATGCCGTCGTGATTGCTGAAGCCGCTGCGCAAGCCGCACGACGCGGCGTCATCAGCGGGCTGTATCTCAGCTATTTCGATCAGCCCCTGATGCACGACCTGCGCGCAATGAATGAACAAGGCTGGTTTGGCGACATCGCGCATCTTTACGCGCGCCTGATGCATCGCGGCGGCTTGGCGGTCGCGCGGCAATTGCAACGCGGTGAAACCAATTGGCGGGCGTCGCTGGCGCAAACGGGCGGCGGTTGTTTTATCCAGTTGGCCGTGCATTATGTGCACCTCTTTCGCTGGTTGCTGGATTCGCCCATCGTGCGCGTCGCGGCGATGACCAAAAACCTGCACTGCCCCGGCATCGAAGGCGAAGACCTCGCCTGCGCGATTCTAGAATTTGGCAACGGCGCGCTGGCGACCTTGGATATGGCCTGGAACACGGCGGGCGAACAGCTTGCAGTGCACGGCACGCGCGGCACGGCTGAATACCTGGGCAATCAAACGCTGATTCTCGATTCGGATGCGGGCGCGTTCAACGGTAATGTCATCAAGTATGCCGCCAACAGCGCCAGCCAAGCGCCTGGCGCTCCCGGCGCGGCTGTCACGCAGCAAACCTTAACGATCACCGCGCCCTTGCTGGGCGAGGTGCATAATCCGTTCAACCAGCATCGGCTCTTTTTGGAGGCCGTGTGCGCTGGCCGCCCCGCGCCGGTTTCCATTGCCTCTGGCGTCGAAGATTTGCGCGTCGTGCACGCCGTTTATGAAGCGGCGCGCACGGGACAAGCCGTCAAGTTATAAACGCAGCGAAAGGAAACGAGTCGCTGCCGGTTGGCGAAGCCTTTGGAGTGCGCGCGGCACAGGCCGCCGCTTTGGTATGCCCTTCATTTCGTAAACGCCAAAGGACTACCAAAGCGGCGGCCTGTGCCGCACGCACTCCAAAGACGCGACACGTCAAACACAAACTTCACGATCACTGTTATGAAAGAACTAGGCATCGTCGCCGATGAAATCAGCCGTGACTTTCGCGCCGCCGCGCGCGTCGGCATGCAAGCGGGTTTGCGCCGCTACGAAATCCGTTTCTTGCAATCGGGCCGCGCGCCGCTGTGCGATGCCGCAGAGCTTGGCGAGATCGAACGCATCTGCGCGGGCGAAGGGCTGACACTGACCGCGCTCTCGCCGGGCTTGTTCAAATGGACGGACACGCCGGAAAAGTTTCGACACGAAATGGCCGAGGTTTTTCCGCGCGCGGTCGAATGGGCGCAGCGCTGGAAGCTGCCAGCCCTGATCGTCTTCGGTTTTCAGAAACCGGGCGCGACGGAGGCGAACGCGGACACGGTCATTGCCGAAGCACCGCCGCTGTGGGTGTTGGATTGTTTGGCCGAAGCGGCGGCACGGGCAAGCGCAGCCAACCTCAAACTGTTGATTGAACCGGAGCCAGTTTGCTTTGCCGATTCGGCAGCAGCAGCGGCACGAATGATTCGCGCAGTTGATTCGCCCGCGCTCGGCATCAACTACGACCCGTGCAACGATGCGTGGAGGTGGCGGCGCGATCCGCTGGCTGAGTTTGCCGAGGCGGCACCGTTCATCGCCAATGTCCACATCAAAGACCAGCTTGCTGCGCCGCGTGGCAGCGGCCTGCCTACCTGGGTCGTGCCGGGCGGCGGGATGCTGGATTGGCGCGGTCATTTGCGGGCAGTGAAAGAAAGCGGCTACGGCGGGCCGCTTTCGCTGGAGCCGCATATCAACGGCGAGCTGGAAACAATTCGACAATGCAAAGCGGCAGTGGAAACTTATCTGACGGAGCTTGAATGGCAATGAACTCTCACACGCTTTCACGACGCGCGTTCGTTACAGCAACAACGGCAACCGCCTGTGCGCACTTGCTGCCAAATCCGCGCGCGGCAGAACCGCTGGCAGAAGCATTGATAGACATTCACCAGCACACGCATTACTGGGGCCGCGACGACACGGGGCTGGTGATGCATCAGCAGGCCCTGGGCGCGACCAAAACTGTCTTGCTGCCGGGCGGGACATACGATGGGTTGGAAGGGTATATCTACAGCAACGAATCGTGCATGGCGCTGGTCAAACGCTACCCCGACAAGTTCGTGACGTTCGCCAACGAAACGACGCAAGCGCCGGATGCCCGCGCGACGATTGAGAAATACTTGAAGCAAGGCGCCATCGGCATCGGCGAACAGAAGTTCCGCGTCGAGAGTGATTCGGTGTATTCGCAGCGCATGGCCGAACTGGCGCAGGAATACAACGTGCCGATTCTGCTGCATTTTCAGTACGGCAAATTCAACACGAACTTCGCGCGCTTTGAGCAGATGCTCAAAAAGTTCCTCAAGGTCAATTTCATCGGCCACGCGCAATCGGTCTGGGGCAACGTTGATCTCAACCACGATCAGTCAGTGCTTTATCCAACCGGCAAAGTCACGCAAGGTGGTTTGACCGACCGCTGGTTGCGCGACTATCCGAATTTCTTTGCCGATCTCTCAGCAGGTTCGGGGTTGAATTCGGTCACGCGTGACGAAGAACACGCGCGCGGTTTTTTTGCGCGCCATCAAAACAAACTGCTCTATGGCAGCGACTGCCAAGACATTGATACGAAGGTGAAAGAGTGTTGCGGCATCCGCATGATCGAAGCCATTCACCGGCTGGCAAGTCCGGCAGTCGCGCGCAAGTTGCTGTACGAAAATGCGCGGCGCGTCTTGAAGATCAACTAACGAATCACCTGAAAGTGGCATGTTCAAGGCGCTGATGCCTGACCGCTGGTGCCTGACTCCTGACGAGCAAAACTCGTCGCATTTTCTGGTTTCAGGGGCCAGGCACCAGGGGTCAGGCATCAGGGAAGCTGGTTGCAACTCACGTTGTCCAACGCTTTTCTCTCGCAAAGGAACCTCTATGAAAAGAATCTTCCTCGTCACCCTCGTGCTGTTGTGCGGGGCGCTTACGGCTGCCGCCAAACCGCTAAAAGCCGGGCTGGCCCGCGCCGTCATTACGCCCGAACAACCGACCTGGCTGTCGGGGTATGCCGCACGCAACAAACCGTCGGAAGGCAAGCTGCACGACCTCTGGGTCAAGGCGCTGGCGCTAGAAGACGAACGCGGCAACCGCGTCGTACTCGTCACCAGCGACATCCTCGGCTTTTCGCGCGAGGTCGCCGCGACCATTGCCGGGCGCGCGCAACAGCAATTCGGGTTGCGCCGCGAACAGTTGATGCTCAACTCGTCGCACACGCACACCGCACCCATCGTGCGTTCCAATTTGATCGGTGCGTATGACCTCGACGCCGAACAAACCGCGCGCGTCGCTGCGTTTGCGGAACGGTTGCAAGATCAAGCCGTGCGCGTCATCGGCGCGGCGTTGCAAGACCTGGCCCCGGCCAAAATTTCGTTCGGGCACGGCGTGGGCGGCTTCGCCAGGAACCGCCGCCAACGCGCCGCCGATGGCAGCATCCGCATCGGCGTCAACGAGGCTGGCCCCGTAGACCATGACGTGCCCGTGCTGCTGATCGAATCTGAAGACGGCAAAACACGCGGCATTGTCTTCGGCTACGCCTGCCACAACACGACGCTGACGGGCGAGCATTACACTATCAGCGGCGATTATGCGGGCTTCGCGCAATTGGCTATCGAAGCCGAACATCCCGGCGCGACGGCCATGTTCGTGATGGGTTGCGGCGCCGACATCAATCCGTACCCGCGCAGCAAGCTCGAAAACGCCCAGGCTCACGGCACAGCATTGGCTGCCGTTGTCACGCAAGTTTTGCAAAGCAGCCGCCTGAACATCAGCGGCACATTCAAGACCGCGTTTGAACGCATCGCCCTGCCCTTCGGCCCGTTGCCCACGCGCGAAGAATTCACGGCACGGTTGAATGACAAAGATGTCTTCAAACAACGCCACGCCAAACGCATGCTCGAACGCTATGCGCGCGACGGGAAGCTGGCGGGCGACTATCCCTACACGATCCAGGTCTTCCAACTCGGCAAAGACTTCACGCTGATTGGGTTGGCGGGCGAAGTCGTAACCGATTATGTGTTGCGGCTCAAACGCGAATTGGGCGCGCGCGGCTTGTGGGTCGCGGGTTATACCAACGAAGTCATGGCTTACATCCCGTCGGCGCGGATGTTCAGCGAGGGCGGGTATGAAGTGGTGGATTCGATGATCTACTACGATCAGCCGGCTTCCTGGTCGCCAGCATTGGAAGAGAAGATCATCGGCAAAACACGTGAATTGGCGCGGCGGGTGGGACGGAAATCAACGAGATGAATCTGGGTACGCACCGCTTCCAGCGTGCAAGCGTGGCAGCAAACAAAAACGTGCTGAAGGGTTATACGTCAGCCTGAATTGGTCTGACGCCACACCTGCACGCTGGAAGCGGTGCGTACCCAGGTTCAACGCCTCAGCCAGCGTTCGAGAAACGCATACGCTTGTGCTCTTTGTTCGTCGGGAAATGAATGCGCTGCGTCGGGATAAACCGCCTGCAACCGTCCACCAACTCGAAACACCTTTTCATAGACTGGCTGTGCCGCCGCCACACAATCGCGCACGCCGTTCACCTCAAAATTCGCATCCCGCAACGGCGCATTGATGAATAGCGGACGCGGGGCCAGCGCCGCCAACACGTCCGGAAAATCAAACGGCATAAGCGCCGAGTCTTTGCCGAACTGTTCCGCGATGCGCGGCATATAGCGCACCCCGCTCCAGCCCGTCAAATCGCCGCCGTAGTACTTGCCAAACGAAGTGAAGCCGCAACTCGTCACGATGGCTTTGAGGCGTTCGTCAAACGCCGCGACAAACAGCGCATTGTGTCCGCCGAGCGAATGCCCGATGACGCCGAGGCGTTGGGCATTCACTTGCGGCAGGGATTGCAAGAGGTCTACGGCGCGCATGTGGTTGACGATGCCTTTCATGGTGCAACTGGCGTAACCGTGTTGATAAGGGTCAAAGCTGTTTTCACCGAGATACGGATAATCTGGGGCGAGGCAGACGAAGCCGCGTTCGGCCAGTTCTTGGGCGTAATGCAATTCGGGATTGCCGCCGAGGCCCGCCGGTTCGGCTTTGCCGATTTTGACGGTTTGATGCAGGCAGAGCATGGCGGGCGCGTGGCGCTTCGGGCGTTTGGGCACGAGCAAATAGGCGGGTACCCAATCGCCCGGCTCGCTCAAGTAGCAAATCTTGGTGCGGGTGAAGGCGGACAGGTCTTCGCGTTCGAGGGTCTCCATCTCAACGGCCTGTTTGGCACGCGGCGGCAATGCGCCCATCACGCGTTGCATGGCGGCGAGTGTGGCGGCGCGGGCTTGCTGCCATTCGGCGCGGTTATGCGGAGCGCGAGCTTGAGCAGGAAGGAAGAATGCGGCTGCCAATGAACGCAGCAACGCGCGGCGATTGAGCGTCGGGAGTCCGATTCGATTGCGCATAGCAGCGCGAAGTATAGAGGCTTTTTTTAACCGGCGTGAGGGCGTGCAAAAGCAAAAGAGCATGGAGTTCAGCCTACAGGCTGCCGGAGCGCACTAGGGGCGCGCCAGACAAGCTAAAGTTTGAACTCCATGCTCTTTTGCGAAGCATCAACGTTGGCCGCTTTACGTTAGGCCAGGAAGCCTAAGTCTTGCTGGCCGAAATTGGCGAGTTCAGGGAACAAGCCGGTCAATTGTGCGGTTGGTGCCCCGAACCATTTCGCCAGGGTCGCGCCGTATTGCGCCAGCGAGGTCGAGGGCAACAGTACGCCGCGATTGTCGGCAAACGCATTCGGGTCATACGCCGAATCGGCCTGATTCAGCAGCGGGAACTTGCCGTAAACCTGACCGCCCAGCACTGCGCCGCCGAGTGCCAGATAGTGGCTGCCCCAGCCGTGATCGGTGCCGGTGCCGCTGGGTTGCAAGCTGCGCCCGAAATCCGACAGCGTAAACGCCGTGACCTGATTGGCGATGCCCATCTCGACGGTCGCGTCATAAAACGCCTTCAACGCCTGGCTGACCTGTTGCAGCAACACCCATTGCTGGTAATCCTGCCCGCTGTGCGTGTCGAAGCCGCCCAGCCCGCAGAAAAAGACCTGCCGCCCGACCCCGGTTTGCGCGCGCAAACTGATGTAACGGGCGATGTCTTTTAACTGATTGCCAAGTTGGCTGCTGGGGAATACGGTCGTCAATCCGCCGTTGTTGCCGATGCCTTTGAGCAGGCCGTTGAGCGCCCAGGTATCGCTCATGATTTTGTCCGCCGCCGCGACGAGGCGATTGCTGTTATTGAGCGTGACCAGTTGCTTTTGCGCCGTAGCGCGGGCGTCGGTCGCAGCCAAGGGCCAGCCGCCGCTCATCGCGTATTGGCTCAGATCGTTGCCGGGTTGCAAACTCGTGCCCGACACGACCTGGCCGTTGCAAAACAGCGCCGCGCCATTAAATGAGATCGAAGCCGGAAAGGTTGAGTTCGCATTGTTCGCCTGCACCAAATCACAGATACGTCCGCCCCAGCCAGTATTCGCCGCCAAGCCCGCCTGCATTTGCACGACTTGATCGGAATGCGAAAACAGTTGCGTCGGCAGCGGCACCGCGTTTTGCTGATACTGCTGCTGTGTCGTCGGCTGGCTCAAGGTGCCCGTGTTGGCGACCACCGCCAGCTTGCCTTGCTGAAACAATTGCTGTAGCTCGACCATGCCGTAATTGAACGCGTACTGCCCGCCATTCGTGGTCGTGATCGGCAACAGGTGATTGCCGGTCAACGCCAGGCCGCCGCGTTTGGCTTGGTACACCGGGTATTCGCTGGCCGACATGGGAATGACCATGTTGTGGCCGTCGTTGCCGCCGAATAGGAATAGGCAGACCAGCGCTTTGTAATCCTGTGCCTGCGCGGCGGCGGCCTGTTCGAATTGACCGAGCGCGGCGACCATGCCCGCACTCAGGCCCGTGCTCGCCGTGAGTTTGAGAAAATTGCGTCGGGATAAATCTTGTTTCATTGTTTGTTCACCTCTTTTTGTCAGTGGTCAGTGGTCAGTGGCTAGTGGTCAGTGCGGGCAACCGCCACACGACTGACCACTAGCCACTGACCACTGACCACTTCTCTT is from Acidobacteriota bacterium and encodes:
- a CDS encoding Gfo/Idh/MocA family oxidoreductase; the encoded protein is MTRERLRAAFVGCGGIAEHYLSVYRDLAGVSVVTCIDPDLKRAAHAAALATNAEQAKLQPRTTADFNDALAADVDVVVINTPNHLHRDQAVAALAAGKHLLLQKPVATSLADAVVIAEAAAQAARRGVISGLYLSYFDQPLMHDLRAMNEQGWFGDIAHLYARLMHRGGLAVARQLQRGETNWRASLAQTGGGCFIQLAVHYVHLFRWLLDSPIVRVAAMTKNLHCPGIEGEDLACAILEFGNGALATLDMAWNTAGEQLAVHGTRGTAEYLGNQTLILDSDAGAFNGNVIKYAANSASQAPGAPGAAVTQQTLTITAPLLGEVHNPFNQHRLFLEAVCAGRPAPVSIASGVEDLRVVHAVYEAARTGQAVKL
- a CDS encoding amidohydrolase family protein; this translates as MNSHTLSRRAFVTATTATACAHLLPNPRAAEPLAEALIDIHQHTHYWGRDDTGLVMHQQALGATKTVLLPGGTYDGLEGYIYSNESCMALVKRYPDKFVTFANETTQAPDARATIEKYLKQGAIGIGEQKFRVESDSVYSQRMAELAQEYNVPILLHFQYGKFNTNFARFEQMLKKFLKVNFIGHAQSVWGNVDLNHDQSVLYPTGKVTQGGLTDRWLRDYPNFFADLSAGSGLNSVTRDEEHARGFFARHQNKLLYGSDCQDIDTKVKECCGIRMIEAIHRLASPAVARKLLYENARRVLKIN
- a CDS encoding sugar phosphate isomerase/epimerase; this encodes MKELGIVADEISRDFRAAARVGMQAGLRRYEIRFLQSGRAPLCDAAELGEIERICAGEGLTLTALSPGLFKWTDTPEKFRHEMAEVFPRAVEWAQRWKLPALIVFGFQKPGATEANADTVIAEAPPLWVLDCLAEAAARASAANLKLLIEPEPVCFADSAAAAARMIRAVDSPALGINYDPCNDAWRWRRDPLAEFAEAAPFIANVHIKDQLAAPRGSGLPTWVVPGGGMLDWRGHLRAVKESGYGGPLSLEPHINGELETIRQCKAAVETYLTELEWQ
- a CDS encoding neutral/alkaline non-lysosomal ceramidase N-terminal domain-containing protein; this translates as MKRIFLVTLVLLCGALTAAAKPLKAGLARAVITPEQPTWLSGYAARNKPSEGKLHDLWVKALALEDERGNRVVLVTSDILGFSREVAATIAGRAQQQFGLRREQLMLNSSHTHTAPIVRSNLIGAYDLDAEQTARVAAFAERLQDQAVRVIGAALQDLAPAKISFGHGVGGFARNRRQRAADGSIRIGVNEAGPVDHDVPVLLIESEDGKTRGIVFGYACHNTTLTGEHYTISGDYAGFAQLAIEAEHPGATAMFVMGCGADINPYPRSKLENAQAHGTALAAVVTQVLQSSRLNISGTFKTAFERIALPFGPLPTREEFTARLNDKDVFKQRHAKRMLERYARDGKLAGDYPYTIQVFQLGKDFTLIGLAGEVVTDYVLRLKRELGARGLWVAGYTNEVMAYIPSARMFSEGGYEVVDSMIYYDQPASWSPALEEKIIGKTRELARRVGRKSTR
- a CDS encoding DUF1501 domain-containing protein; translation: MKQDLSRRNFLKLTASTGLSAGMVAALGQFEQAAAAQAQDYKALVCLFLFGGNDGHNMVIPMSASEYPVYQAKRGGLALTGNHLLPITTTNGGQYAFNYGMVELQQLFQQGKLAVVANTGTLSQPTTQQQYQQNAVPLPTQLFSHSDQVVQMQAGLAANTGWGGRICDLVQANNANSTFPASISFNGAALFCNGQVVSGTSLQPGNDLSQYAMSGGWPLAATDARATAQKQLVTLNNSNRLVAAADKIMSDTWALNGLLKGIGNNGGLTTVFPSSQLGNQLKDIARYISLRAQTGVGRQVFFCGLGGFDTHSGQDYQQWVLLQQVSQALKAFYDATVEMGIANQVTAFTLSDFGRSLQPSGTGTDHGWGSHYLALGGAVLGGQVYGKFPLLNQADSAYDPNAFADNRGVLLPSTSLAQYGATLAKWFGAPTAQLTGLFPELANFGQQDLGFLA
- a CDS encoding matrixin family metalloprotease, producing MKFKLTRKTIFGLLIAAAFTIGLALPAQISQAYVYLTCDDGTDPITWSEECDDCARMHVNTVSFPAGNPFTTEVNAAMDTWNAVERSNFTFIKLLDTNGTYGHNDVNEVVFDEIDGPGDTLAVTHTWYNLCYPFDDADIKEADVIFDVDENWYTSAFSYTSPNIHFRTVAVHEFGHALGLKHEDDVLDTMNSFYPNGGPLSYSKLMIPTADARQGLRFLYPQGGTAKPDLVALNYKRTGAGSSALVSGPAGAADGTNVTIESTFQNIGSAASGNFNIGFYLSTNNYITTFDTLLGTNVGAHVSAGGTVTFSRTLHIPAGTPPGVYYLGVLLDKDNNVDEWDNSAANNGLAQPRTITIY
- a CDS encoding alpha/beta fold hydrolase, which codes for MRNRIGLPTLNRRALLRSLAAAFFLPAQARAPHNRAEWQQARAATLAAMQRVMGALPPRAKQAVEMETLEREDLSAFTRTKICYLSEPGDWVPAYLLVPKRPKRHAPAMLCLHQTVKIGKAEPAGLGGNPELHYAQELAERGFVCLAPDYPYLGENSFDPYQHGYASCTMKGIVNHMRAVDLLQSLPQVNAQRLGVIGHSLGGHNALFVAAFDERLKAIVTSCGFTSFGKYYGGDLTGWSGVRYMPRIAEQFGKDSALMPFDFPDVLAALAPRPLFINAPLRDANFEVNGVRDCVAAAQPVYEKVFRVGGRLQAVYPDAAHSFPDEQRAQAYAFLERWLRR